In Microbacterium sp. zg-Y818, the genomic window CCTCCACCGTGTCGTGCAGCAGAGCCGCGGCGATGGCGCGCGGCCCCAGGCCGAGGTCGGCGAGGATCTGGGCGACGGCGAGCGGGTGGGTGATGTAGGGCTCACCGCTCCGCCGTTTCTGGCCCGCGTGTGCGCGGTCCGCTGCGGCGTACGCACGCTCGACGATCGACAGGTCACCCTTGGGGTGGTGGGTGCGCACCGTCCGCAACAGCTTCTCGACGTCGTCGCGGCGTGCCGCCCGCGAGAAGATGCGCGGGACGAGTCGGCGCAGCGACGATGACTGGGCGGCGGGCACGGCCTCTGTCATGCGCTCACCTCCGGTCGTCTCAACCCGTCAATTCTACGTCCGCCCGCGGTGCGGGCAGGCTGCGCCTCAGGCGTCCGTCAGGGCCAGTTCGCGAGCGGTACGCACCCGCTCGTCGCGTGCCTTGATGGCCGGTTCGTTCTCGCGCATCAGCGAGTACAGGGGTGCGGCGACGAACACGGTCGAGTACGCCGCGACGATCGTGCCGACGAAGATCGAAAGCGAGATGTCGGTGAGGGTCTGCGCGCCCAGCCACAGCGCGCCGATGAAGAGGATCGCGCCGGTGGGGAGGATGGCCACGACCGTCGTATTGATCGAACGCACCAGCGTCTGGTTCACGGCGAGGTTGACCGATTCGCCGAAGAGCCGGCCGGAGTTCTCGCCGTCCTCCGTGGTGTTCTCCCTGATCTTGTCGAACACCACCGTCGTGTCGTAGAGGGCGTAGGAGAGGATCGTGAGGAAGCCGATCACCGCCGCCGGCGAGATCTCGAAGCCGAACAGCGAGTAGATCCCGACCGTGATGATGAGCACGTCGACCAGGCCGATGATCGCGGCGACCGACATCTTCCAGGTGCGGAAGTACAGCGCGAGGATGATGAAGGTCATGGCAAGGAAGATCGCCAGGCCCCACAGCGACTGCCGGGTCACGTCGGCGCCCCAGCTGGGACCGATGAAGGACGAGGTCACCTCGGCTGGCGCGACGTCGTAGACCTCGGCCAACGCCGCAGTGACCGCCTGCGTCTCGTTAGCGGTCATCTGGTCGGTCTGCACGCGGATGGCGTCACCGCCGACGGTGGTGACCTTGGTGGTGGCGCCCTCGACGACCGATTGGACCGCGTCGGTGGCGAGGGCCTGATCGGTCTCGGCCACGTTGGACACGGTGAACTGCGACCCACCCGTGAACTCGATCGAGAACTGGATGGGGCGGAACAGCGGCACGAGGGCCGCGCCGATCACCAGGGCCGCCGCGAGGATGAACCACAGTCGCCGCTTCGGGATGAAAGGCAGCGAGAGCTTGCCGGTGTAGAGGTCGTTGCCGAAGTTGCTCATGGCGCCCATCAGCTGCTCCCCTCCTTCGTGCGGTCGGTATTGCCACCGCGACGTGCGGCTGCGAGCTCGGCCTGTTTGCGCTCGGCGATGGTCTGCCGGCGTTCGGCCTCACCCTTGGCGCGGACGGCGCGTTTGCCGGCGCCCCCCTTGGCGGGGACGATCGGCGTGCGGAACTGCGCACGCCCGCGGTAGACGGCGCCCAGCGCGGCGGGGTCCAGACCCGACAGCGGGTGACCGGATCCGAAGAAGCGGGTGCGTGCCAGAAGCTGCAGCGTCGGGTGGGTGAACAGGATGAAGATGAGCACGTCGATGACGGTCGTCAGACCCAGCGTGAAGGCGAATCCCTTCACCGTCGCGTCGGCGAGGATGTACAGCACGACAGCGGCAAGGACGTTGATCGACTTCGAGATGTAGATCGTCCGTTTGGCGCGGGACCAGCCGTCCTCGACGGCGCTGGTGATGCTCTTGCCGTCGCGCAGTTCGTCTCGGATGCGTTCGAAGTAGACGATGAACGAGTCGGCGGTGAAGCCGATCGACACGATCACGCCCGCGACGCCGGCGAGTGACAGACGGAAGCCCATGCGCCAGGCCAGGATGCACAGGGAGATGTAGGTGAGCACACCCATCACCAGCAGGGACGCGATGATGATGAAGCCCAGCGCGCGGTAGACCGCGACCGAGTACAACGCCACCAGCAGAAGGCCGATGAGTCCGGCGATGAGGCCGATCTGCAGCTGCTGGGAGCCGAGCGTCGCCGAGATCGTGCTCGAGCTCTGCACCTCGAAGCTCAGGGGCAGCGCGCCGTACTTCAGCTGGTCGGCGAGCACCTTGGCGCTCTCCTGCGTGAAGCTTCCGGTGATCTGCGGCTTGCCGTCGAGGATGACGGCGTTCATCGACGGAGCCGACAGCACGAAGCCGTCGAGGATGAACGCGAACTGGTTCAGCGGCGGGCTCTGGCCGTACAGCCGCTGGCTGATCTGACCGAACTCGCGGGTGCCCTGATCGTCGAAGACGAGGTTGACCGCCCACTGGCCGTTCTGCTGGACGATGCCGTGGGTGGCGTCCGAGATCGACGATCCGTCGAGTTCGACGGGCCCCAGCAGGTACTTGACGGTGCCGGACGGGTCGCAGGTGATCAGCGGCTGGTCCGCAGGCGCGGAAGCGGGGTCGTTCGCCGGGTCGGCGCAGTCGTAGGCGAGGTACTGCGCCTCGAGTGCCGGGGTGATCCACGCCGGGTCGCTGCCGCTGGTGGGCTCCGTGGACGGGGTCGCCTGCAGTGACGGATCGGGCTGCGGGTACGGCGTCTCGTTGCCGTCCTCGCCGATGAAGGTGTTGGCGGGGGCGCCGGTGGCCAGCACCGCGCGGAGCTGCAGCTGCGCGGAGGCCTCGATGCGCTCGCGCGTGGCTTCGTCTGCCTCGCCCGGGATCTGGACGACGATGTTGCGGCCGCCCTCGGTGGTGACGTCGGCCTCGCCGACGCCCGAGGCGTCGACACGCTGGCGGATGATCGTGACAGCCTGGTTCATCTGCTCGGTGCTGGGGTCGGCGCCGTCCTCGGTCTGCGCTTCGAGGATGATCTGCGTTCCGCCCTGCAGGTCGAGCGCGAGTTCCGGAACCCACGAGCTCTTGCCGAAGCCGTACACGCCGAGCGCGTTGATGCCGAACAGGAGGGCGGTGATGACCAGAAGTCCGGTCAACGCGCGCCAGGCGTGCCGGACGGGGGTGGAAGTGGCCACGTGTGGTCAGCTTTCTCGCGCGCCGCCGCAGCGGCGAGACGGATCAGGCCAGGGGCTTGGTGCCCGGGTCGGTGTCGTTTGTGCCGCCCGATGCGCGGTTGCGGTCATCGTCGACCGAGGTGATGTCGCCGTCGGCGACATCGGCGACGTACTCGTCTTCGGCTGCCTCGGACTCGATGAACTCGTCTTCGGTGACGACGCCCTCGGCCGGGTCGACGACGCGCAGGATCGCCTGGCTGTGCACCTTGATGTCGACACCCGGCGCGATTTCAACGATGGCCGGCTGGTCGAGGTTCTCGGGGTCGTAGGCCACGATCGTGCCGTAGAGGCCGCCCTGCAGGAGCACCTCGGCGCCGGGAACCGTCTGGCGCGCCTTCGCCTCCTGCTCGGCCTTCTGGCGCTGCATGCGACGGCGTGAGCTCCAGAACATGAAGACGAGCAGAGCGCCGAGCAGCAGGATGAGGCCGTACTCGGCGAAGAAGACAGCGAATTCCATGGAGGTGAGGTCACCTTTCGGTTCGGGCATGCCGTGAGGCACCCCAGCAGAGGTTGCGGCGAAAGCCTTCAGCGATTATAGGTCATCGATGCGCAGCGCCCCTTCGGCGTGCGGAACGCGCAGGTGGGCATATGCCTCGGGGGTGGCGATGCGACCGCGGGGCGTACGCCCCATGAACCCGATGCGCACCAGATACGGCTCCACCACAGACTCGATCGTCTCGGCCTCCTCCCCCACGGTCACCGCGAGGGTGCTGAGCCCCACCGGTCCCCCGCGGAATCGCCGGACGAGCGCGTCGAGCACGGCGCGGTCGAGCCGGTCCAGCCCGATCGGGTCGACGTCGTAGAGCTCGAGCGCGGCGTTGACGTCGGCCTGCGTCGCCGCCGGCCCGCCGTTGAAGGCGCTGGCGCGCCCGCCTTGGCCGTGCACGATGACGTAGTCGCGCACGCGCCGCAGCAGGCGGTTGGCGATGCGGGGCGTGCCGCGGGAGCGCCGCGCGATCTCGGCGCGCGCATGTGCCGGAAGACCGACCCCGAGCACGAGAGCCGATCGCTCCACGACCTGTTCCAGTTCGCTCGGTTCGTAGTACTCGAGGTGCGCGGTGAACCCGAACCGGTCCCGCAGCGGATTGGGGAGCATGCCGGAGCGGGTCGTGGCGCCCACGAGGGTGAACGGCGCCAGCTCGAGGGGGATGCTCGTGGCGCCGGCACCCTTGCCCACCATGATGTCGATGCGGAAGTCCTCCATGGCGAGGTACAGCATCTCTTCGGCGGAGCGGGCCATGCGGTGGATCTCGTCGATGAAGAGCACTTCGCCGGGCGTCAGGCTGGACAGCAGCGCCGCCAGGTCGCCGGCATGCTGGATTGCAGGCCCCGACGACAGGCGAAGCGGACGGTCGCTCTCGTGTGCGACGATCATCGCCAGCGTGGTCTTTCCCAGGCCCGGGGGCCCGGAGAGCAGGATGTGGTCGGCCGGGCGCTGCTGGATGCGCGCCGCCTCGAGCAGCAGCTGCAGCTGGCCGCGCACCTTGTGCTGCCCGACGAACTCGGCCAGCGAGCTGGGTCGCAGCGCACCTTCGACCGCCAGCTCGATCTCGTCCTGCGGCTCGGCGGGGTTCACGGTCTCATCCACCGGCGGGCTCCTTGCGGGAGGGGCCCAGCTGGGCCAGCGTCAGGCGCAGCAGCGCTGAGACGTCGCCCCGCTGGCGCTCGGATGCCGCCTCGGCCACCGGGCCGACGGCCTCCGCTGCGATCCGCTCGCTCCACCCCAGGCCGACGAGGGCGGCCACGACCTGCGCGACGACCTTCTCGTCGGCCTTTCCCGACGCGACAGCCCCGCCCGTGCCGCCGAGCCCGAGGGCCTGCAGCTTGCCGGCGAGCTGAACCACGATGAGCTTGGCCGTCTTGGGTCCGATTCCCGACACGCGACGAAACGGCGCGTCGTCTTCTGCGGTGACCGCCTGCGCGATCTGGTCGACGGTCAGCGAAGCCAGCACGCCGAGGGCGGATTTGGGCCCCACCCCCGACACGCTGATCAGCTGGAGGAAGACGCTGAGCTCGTCGCGGGTGGCGAACCCGAACAGCGCCAGGGCGTCCTCGCGCACGACGAGGTGCGTGTGCAGCACGATCTCGTCGCCTACGTGAAAGCTCCGCGACAGTTGCGGGGTCACCGCGATCGAGAACCCGACGCCGTTGACGTCGACGATCACGCTGTCGGGATCGAGGTGCAGCACGCGACCGCGTGCGGAGGAGATCATGCTCCGAGCCTACGGCCGCCTTCGGATGTTTGTTCTATCGACACGCGCCCGCGGCCGGGGTCGGCCCTGTCGGGTGCCCCGCGGCCAGGCTGTTGCCGAGGCGTTCTCAGAACGGTGGTGGGCCCTCGGCTGCGGCCAGGGCGGTGAATTCGAGCACGCGTCGCGGGATGTCGAGGTGGGTCCGCCCGGTGGGGCTGGTCCATTCCAGGATGCCGTGCAGCTTCTGGATCACGGTCCAGGCGCTGGCGTGTTTGAGGGTGTGGTGCCGGACGCAGAGGTTCGCGAGGTTGCACAACGCGGTGGGTCCGCCTCGCGCGTGGTCGAGGGTGTGGTCGTGGTCGCAGTAGTACACGGGCCTTCGGCATCCGGGGAACCGGCAGTGCTCGTCGCGGGCGTCGAGGTGCCTGCGCTGTGCCCGGTTGGGCCGGTAGGTGTCGACGTGCTGCACGGCGCCGGTGGTCGGGGAGGTGAACACCCGCTCCCAGAGGTCCGTGGTCGCGGCGAGGTGCCGGGCGGTATCGGGGTCGATGGGCCCGTACCCGATGAGTTCGGCCGGCGCGGTGCCTTCGCCGGTGAGGGTGTCGACGGGGATCACGATCTGCACGTGCGCGGTGATCGCCTGCCCCGCGGGGATGCTGCGGGACGAGGCGGGTGTGCTGGCGTGGCCGGTGAGTAGCAGGTCGGTGAGGACGTCGGCCCGGACCTGGTCGGCGGTGCGGGTATCGGTCGCGGCTGCGTCGGTGTCCGCCGGCTCTTCGGCCACGGGCTGCTCATCCGGGTGTGCCTGCACCGTGCCCGTGGCGTCGGTGTCCGAAGGCGCGGCCGCGCCGCCGTCCTCAGGCGTGCTTGCCGCGGGCCCGCTGTCCGTCCCGTCTGCGGCCGCGGCGCGCTGGGCGGCGGCGACCTCGCGGGCGTGTTGGGTGAGCCGGTCGTGGATCGCGTACGCCAACGCCGCCGGGAGCACCGCGGCAAGTTCCGCCATCCCGTCCTCGAGATCCCGCACCCACACCCGCCGCCCGGCGGCAGCCTCGGCGTGACGCTCGGCGAGGGGTACGGGGTGCAGGTTCTGCGCGATCATCGCGATGATCGGCTTGGCCCGCCCCGGTGTCTCCCGCTCGCAGACGACCAGGGCGGCCTGTTCGAACCGGGCGCGCGCGTCGGGGTCGGTGATGCGGACCCCGGCATCCTGAATGATCCGCACGTGCGCCGTGTCGATGGCCCCCGCCCGCAACGCCGCGACGGTCGCGGCGAACCCGGTCACCAGGACGGTCGCGTCGTGCAGGCGGTCCTGGATCACACGGTCGGACCGGCGCAACACCGCGGCGACGTCGGCGGCCATCTCCCGCAACGGCATCTCCCGCTCCCGGCCCGCACTGGACGGCACCAGGGCGGTCCGCGCCGCCGCGATCGCATCCGCCCGCGCCAGCAACCCCAGCTCCTCGGCCTGCAACGCCGCGATCCGCGCCCTCGTGCGCTCCAACTCCCCCAGCACCGCACCACGCGAGCGCGTATCGCGTCTCGTCGTGGCTGCTGGTGAACTGCTCATACCCATAATTCTGCCGAGGTCCACCGACATTGACCGCGCCTAAAACCCAGGCCAAACGGCGATTGTGGATAACTTCTGCCGGCATCCGGCTGTGGAGAAACCGGCGCCTAACACCGGCCAAAAACCAAACCCTCAGCGCCGCGTCACACGCTCGGCATTCGCCCACGCCCGCTGCGCCGGCGTCAGCGTCGCCGAGCCAGAGCCAGAGCCTGAGCCAGAGGCAGAGGCCGTCAGCCCACCGCGCCAGGCATGGCAGAGAGCCAGGGCCAGCGCGTCGGCGGCATCCGCCGGCTGGGGCAACGCGTCGAGCCGCAGCACGCGCGCGACCATGGTCTGCACCTGCAGCTTGTCCGCGGCGCCGTAGCCGGTGACAGCGGCCTTCACCTCGGAGGGCGTGTGGGTCGCGGCAACCAGGCCCCGCTCCCCCGCCAGCAGCAGGGCGATGCCGCTGGCCTGCGCCGTTCCCATCACCGTGCTGCGGTTGTGCTGGGCGAAGACCCGCTCGACCGCCACGACGTCGGGCCGGTGCTCATCGAGCACCGCGCGAAGTCCCGCAGCGATGGCCGCGAGACGCTGCTCGATCGGCAGCGACGGCTCGGTGCGCACGACACCGACGTGCACCAGCGACGCCGAGCGGTTGCGCGCGACGTCGACGACCCCGACGCCGCATCGGGTCAGGCCCGGGTCGACGCCGAGAACGCGGAGAGTGCCGGTGGATGCCACCCGCCTACGCTAGCCCGCGGGTGGTGGCATCCGTCCCAGGCGCTCCGTCCGGTGGGTGCGTTCAGTCGCTCTCGTCGTCGGTTTCGAGCTGGCCCTGCACCTCGGGCGTGAGGTCGAAGTTGCTGAAGACGTTCTGCACGTCGTCGCTGTCCTCGAGCGCGTCGATGAGACGGAAGACCTTGCGCGCGGTGTCGGCGTCGATCTCGACCTTGAGGTTCGGGACGAACTCCACATCGGCCGATTCGTAGTCGATGCCGGCATCCTGCAGCGCCGTGCGCACCTTGACCAGGTCGGAGGCCTCGGTGATGACTTCGAACCCCTGCCCGTGGGGCAGGATCTCCTCGGCGCCGGCGTCGAGAACGGCCAGCATGACGTCGTCCTCGGTGGTGTTCTCAGACGACACCACGATGACGCCCTTGCGGGTGAAGTTGTACGCGACGCTGCCGGGATCGGCGAGGTTGCCGCCGTTGCGCGACAGAGCTGTGCGCACCTCGGCCGCGGCGCGGTTCTTGTTGTCGGTCAGACACTCGATCATGAGTGCCACTCCGTTGGGGCCGTAGCCCTCGTACATGATCGAGGTGTACTCGACGGCTTCTCCCCCGATGCCCGCACCGCGCTTGATGGCACGGTCGATGTTGTCGTTGGGGACCGACGTCTTCTTCGCCTTCTGGACGGCGTCGTAGAGCGTCGGGTTGCCTGAGAGATCCGCGCCGCCGAGCTTGGCGGCGACCTCGATGTTCTTGATGAGCTTGGCGAATGACTTGGCACGGCGACTGTCGATGACGGCCTTCTTGTGCTTCGTCGTCGCCCACTTGGAGTGGCCGGACATGCGGAACAGTCTATGGGCAGAGCCCGCGCCTGTGTACGGCGGCGACGACCACGGCAACGCTGCGCCTGGTGCGGCGCTCCGGTGCGGAGCACACTGGCGGCATGGACGAGAGGGAGCGCGCCCTGGGGGCGGCATACCGCGCGGCGCTGGCGTTCTTCGACGAGCTCGACGAACGTCCGGTATGGCCACGCGCAGATGTGGACGACATGCTCGCCGCCTTCGGGCGGGAGCTGCCGGAGAATCCCGTCGACGCGGGTCGGGTGATCGCCGAGCTCGCCGCCCGTGCGCAGCCCGGGCTGGTGGGTATCGCGGGCGGCCGGTTCTTCGGCTTCGTCATCGGCGGCACCCTGCCGGCTGCGCTGGCCGCCGACTGGCTGGTCTCGGCGTGGGATCAGAACTCCGGTTCCAGCACCATGACGCCTGCCGTCGTCGCACTGGAGCGGATCGCCGGAGCGTGGACGTGCGAGCTGCTGGGACTCCCCCGCGATGCGTCGGTGGGCTTCGTCACCGGCGCGCAGATGGCCAACTTCGTCTGCCTGGCCGCGGCGCGTCACGCGGTGCTGCGCCGGGCCGGATGGGACCTGACGCGTGACGGTCTGCGCGGGGCGCCGCCGCTGCGGTTCGTGGTGGGTGCCGATCGCCACGGCGCCGTCGACCGTGCCCTGCGGTTCGCCGGCGTCGGCGCGGCCGAGATCGCCGTGGTCGCCTCGGACGGTGAGGGGCGGATGTTGCCGGAGGCACTCTCGGAGACCCTGCGTGCCGAAGAGGGCGCACCGGTGATCGTGTGCCTGCAGGCCGGTGAAGTGCACACGGGGGCGTTCGACCCCTTCGCGCAGCTGATCCCCCTCGCCCGCAGCCACGGCGCATGGGTGCATGTGGATGGGGCCTTCGGGCTCTGGGCGGCGGCGGCGCCGGAGCTGCGTCACCTCACCGAGAGCGTCGGCGAGGCCGACTCCTGGGCCACCGACGGGCACAAGACCCTCAACGTCCCCTACGACTGCGGCATGGCGATCGTGCGGGACCCCGCCGACTCGATAGCCCTCTTCCACGCGGGCGGCGACTACCTGATCCACTCGAGCTTGGACCCGTGGGACGTCACCCCCGAGCTTTCGCGACGCGGGCGGGGCGTGCCCGCGTGGGCTGCGCTGAGATCCCTCGGTCGGGCGGGGGTGGCGGAGATGGTCGCCCGGCTGCACCGGAACGCCCTGCAGCTGGAGATGCGCCTGCGCGGCATCCCGGGGGTGAGCGTCGTCAACGACGTCGTCTACACACAGGTGATGTTCCGGCTTGACACCGACGGCGATACCCGCGCGCTGGGGGCGGCGATCCTCGCTGAGGGCACGGCCGCGTTGACCGGTGCCCAGTGGCGCGGCAAGGCGGTGTTGCGCTGCTCCATGTCGAGCTGGGCGACAGCGCCCGACGACATCGATCGCACGGCGGACGCGATCGCACGCCTGGTGCGCGAACTGCCGACGGCGATCTGACGCCCTGTCGGCCCTGGTGCGTCCGTTTGGCCTAGGCCAGACGCTAGCATGGGGCCGTTATGGGCGGAGCGGGCGGAACGGGTCAGGCGATCACGGGATCTTCGGCGGCGGAGATCGCCGAGAGCGTCCGCGCGCTCGTCGACAGCGGGCGCCTCTCCCCCGGCGATCCGCTGCCTCCGGTGCGCATGCTCGCCGATCGCCTCGCCGTGAATCGCAACACGGTCGTGGCGGCCTACCGCCTGTTGGCGCAGGCCGGTGCGGTGACCGGGCACGGGCGCGGCGGCACGCGCGTGAGCGCACCCTCGCCGATGCCGGTGGAAGGCTACGCGCACGGCAGCGACCTGCGCGACGTGGCGGACGGCAACCCCGACCCCGCCCTGATCCCGGACCCTTCGCGCGCGCTGGCCGCTCTCGCGGGGCGCCCGGTGCTCTACGGAGAGCCGGTGGTCGACCCGGACCTGGAACGGTGGGCACGGGCGTGGATGGCTCCTGACGTGCCGGACCCGGAGGGGATGCAGGTGACGGTCACGGGCGGTGCCGTCGACGCGATCGAGCGCCTGCTGGCCGAGGCTCTGGTGCGCGACGACGGCGTCGCTTTGGAGGACCCGTGCTTTCTCTCCAGCATGCGGACGGTGCGGCTCGGCGGCTACCGTCCGGTTTCGGTCCCGGTGGACGACGAGGGGATGACCGTCGAGGGACTCCGCGCCGCCCTCGCGCACGGGGTGCGCGCCGTCATCTGCACTCCCCGCGCCCAGAACCCCACCGGCGCGAGCCTCACGCCCGAGCGCGCAGCGCAGCTGCGGGAGGTGCTGGCGCCGCACCCGTATGCCCTCGTGATCGTCGACGATCACTTCTCGCTGCTCACTCGCCGGCCGTACCACTCGATCGTCCCGCCGGGGCACCGTCGCTGGGCGCTCATCCGGTCGGTGTCGAAATTCCTCGGGCCGGACATGTGCCTCGCCGTGACCGCGACCGATGCCGGCACCGCCGAGCGCCTGGCGGGCCGGTTGAGCCCGGGCAGCACGTGGGTCAGTCATCTGCTGCAGCGTCTCACCGTGGCGCTCGTCACCGACACGCGGGTCATGGATGCCGTCGACAGCGCCGGCGAGCACTACCTGCGACGCAACCGTGCGTTCGCCGCGCGGCTGGTCGCGCACGGAATCCACGCCGATGCCGGCGACGGTCTCAGCCTGTGGGTCGACGTAGGCGCGCCGGCCCGCACCGTCGCCGAACAGCTCGAGAGGCGCGGCTGGCTCGCCCGCCCGGGCGACGAGTTCGCGCTCGCCGACCCCGCAGCGACGCGGCGGCTCCGGCTGACCGTGCACACTCTCTCCGACGACGACGCCGAACGGCTCGCAATCGACCTCGCCGCCGCCCGTGCGGCCGCCGCCCAGCAAAGCCCGCCTCTCAGCGAAGCCCGTCTCCCATGAAAGAAGGTCACCACCCGTGAAGATCCTGTCCATCCAGTCCG contains:
- the secF gene encoding protein translocase subunit SecF; protein product: MGAMSNFGNDLYTGKLSLPFIPKRRLWFILAAALVIGAALVPLFRPIQFSIEFTGGSQFTVSNVAETDQALATDAVQSVVEGATTKVTTVGGDAIRVQTDQMTANETQAVTAALAEVYDVAPAEVTSSFIGPSWGADVTRQSLWGLAIFLAMTFIILALYFRTWKMSVAAIIGLVDVLIITVGIYSLFGFEISPAAVIGFLTILSYALYDTTVVFDKIRENTTEDGENSGRLFGESVNLAVNQTLVRSINTTVVAILPTGAILFIGALWLGAQTLTDISLSIFVGTIVAAYSTVFVAAPLYSLMRENEPAIKARDERVRTARELALTDA
- the secD gene encoding protein translocase subunit SecD, translated to MATSTPVRHAWRALTGLLVITALLFGINALGVYGFGKSSWVPELALDLQGGTQIILEAQTEDGADPSTEQMNQAVTIIRQRVDASGVGEADVTTEGGRNIVVQIPGEADEATRERIEASAQLQLRAVLATGAPANTFIGEDGNETPYPQPDPSLQATPSTEPTSGSDPAWITPALEAQYLAYDCADPANDPASAPADQPLITCDPSGTVKYLLGPVELDGSSISDATHGIVQQNGQWAVNLVFDDQGTREFGQISQRLYGQSPPLNQFAFILDGFVLSAPSMNAVILDGKPQITGSFTQESAKVLADQLKYGALPLSFEVQSSSTISATLGSQQLQIGLIAGLIGLLLVALYSVAVYRALGFIIIASLLVMGVLTYISLCILAWRMGFRLSLAGVAGVIVSIGFTADSFIVYFERIRDELRDGKSITSAVEDGWSRAKRTIYISKSINVLAAVVLYILADATVKGFAFTLGLTTVIDVLIFILFTHPTLQLLARTRFFGSGHPLSGLDPAALGAVYRGRAQFRTPIVPAKGGAGKRAVRAKGEAERRQTIAERKQAELAAARRGGNTDRTKEGSS
- a CDS encoding preprotein translocase subunit YajC — its product is MEFAVFFAEYGLILLLGALLVFMFWSSRRRMQRQKAEQEAKARQTVPGAEVLLQGGLYGTIVAYDPENLDQPAIVEIAPGVDIKVHSQAILRVVDPAEGVVTEDEFIESEAAEDEYVADVADGDITSVDDDRNRASGGTNDTDPGTKPLA
- the ruvB gene encoding Holliday junction branch migration DNA helicase RuvB translates to MDETVNPAEPQDEIELAVEGALRPSSLAEFVGQHKVRGQLQLLLEAARIQQRPADHILLSGPPGLGKTTLAMIVAHESDRPLRLSSGPAIQHAGDLAALLSSLTPGEVLFIDEIHRMARSAEEMLYLAMEDFRIDIMVGKGAGATSIPLELAPFTLVGATTRSGMLPNPLRDRFGFTAHLEYYEPSELEQVVERSALVLGVGLPAHARAEIARRSRGTPRIANRLLRRVRDYVIVHGQGGRASAFNGGPAATQADVNAALELYDVDPIGLDRLDRAVLDALVRRFRGGPVGLSTLAVTVGEEAETIESVVEPYLVRIGFMGRTPRGRIATPEAYAHLRVPHAEGALRIDDL
- the ruvA gene encoding Holliday junction branch migration protein RuvA, translated to MISSARGRVLHLDPDSVIVDVNGVGFSIAVTPQLSRSFHVGDEIVLHTHLVVREDALALFGFATRDELSVFLQLISVSGVGPKSALGVLASLTVDQIAQAVTAEDDAPFRRVSGIGPKTAKLIVVQLAGKLQALGLGGTGGAVASGKADEKVVAQVVAALVGLGWSERIAAEAVGPVAEAASERQRGDVSALLRLTLAQLGPSRKEPAGG
- a CDS encoding HNH endonuclease signature motif containing protein codes for the protein MSSSPAATTRRDTRSRGAVLGELERTRARIAALQAEELGLLARADAIAAARTALVPSSAGREREMPLREMAADVAAVLRRSDRVIQDRLHDATVLVTGFAATVAALRAGAIDTAHVRIIQDAGVRITDPDARARFEQAALVVCERETPGRAKPIIAMIAQNLHPVPLAERHAEAAAGRRVWVRDLEDGMAELAAVLPAALAYAIHDRLTQHAREVAAAQRAAAADGTDSGPAASTPEDGGAAAPSDTDATGTVQAHPDEQPVAEEPADTDAAATDTRTADQVRADVLTDLLLTGHASTPASSRSIPAGQAITAHVQIVIPVDTLTGEGTAPAELIGYGPIDPDTARHLAATTDLWERVFTSPTTGAVQHVDTYRPNRAQRRHLDARDEHCRFPGCRRPVYYCDHDHTLDHARGGPTALCNLANLCVRHHTLKHASAWTVIQKLHGILEWTSPTGRTHLDIPRRVLEFTALAAAEGPPPF
- the ruvC gene encoding crossover junction endodeoxyribonuclease RuvC — encoded protein: MASTGTLRVLGVDPGLTRCGVGVVDVARNRSASLVHVGVVRTEPSLPIEQRLAAIAAGLRAVLDEHRPDVVAVERVFAQHNRSTVMGTAQASGIALLLAGERGLVAATHTPSEVKAAVTGYGAADKLQVQTMVARVLRLDALPQPADAADALALALCHAWRGGLTASASGSGSGSGSATLTPAQRAWANAERVTRR
- a CDS encoding YebC/PmpR family DNA-binding transcriptional regulator, which codes for MSGHSKWATTKHKKAVIDSRRAKSFAKLIKNIEVAAKLGGADLSGNPTLYDAVQKAKKTSVPNDNIDRAIKRGAGIGGEAVEYTSIMYEGYGPNGVALMIECLTDNKNRAAAEVRTALSRNGGNLADPGSVAYNFTRKGVIVVSSENTTEDDVMLAVLDAGAEEILPHGQGFEVITEASDLVKVRTALQDAGIDYESADVEFVPNLKVEIDADTARKVFRLIDALEDSDDVQNVFSNFDLTPEVQGQLETDDESD
- a CDS encoding aminotransferase class V-fold PLP-dependent enzyme, with the translated sequence MDERERALGAAYRAALAFFDELDERPVWPRADVDDMLAAFGRELPENPVDAGRVIAELAARAQPGLVGIAGGRFFGFVIGGTLPAALAADWLVSAWDQNSGSSTMTPAVVALERIAGAWTCELLGLPRDASVGFVTGAQMANFVCLAAARHAVLRRAGWDLTRDGLRGAPPLRFVVGADRHGAVDRALRFAGVGAAEIAVVASDGEGRMLPEALSETLRAEEGAPVIVCLQAGEVHTGAFDPFAQLIPLARSHGAWVHVDGAFGLWAAAAPELRHLTESVGEADSWATDGHKTLNVPYDCGMAIVRDPADSIALFHAGGDYLIHSSLDPWDVTPELSRRGRGVPAWAALRSLGRAGVAEMVARLHRNALQLEMRLRGIPGVSVVNDVVYTQVMFRLDTDGDTRALGAAILAEGTAALTGAQWRGKAVLRCSMSSWATAPDDIDRTADAIARLVRELPTAI
- a CDS encoding aminotransferase class I/II-fold pyridoxal phosphate-dependent enzyme, encoding MGGAGGTGQAITGSSAAEIAESVRALVDSGRLSPGDPLPPVRMLADRLAVNRNTVVAAYRLLAQAGAVTGHGRGGTRVSAPSPMPVEGYAHGSDLRDVADGNPDPALIPDPSRALAALAGRPVLYGEPVVDPDLERWARAWMAPDVPDPEGMQVTVTGGAVDAIERLLAEALVRDDGVALEDPCFLSSMRTVRLGGYRPVSVPVDDEGMTVEGLRAALAHGVRAVICTPRAQNPTGASLTPERAAQLREVLAPHPYALVIVDDHFSLLTRRPYHSIVPPGHRRWALIRSVSKFLGPDMCLAVTATDAGTAERLAGRLSPGSTWVSHLLQRLTVALVTDTRVMDAVDSAGEHYLRRNRAFAARLVAHGIHADAGDGLSLWVDVGAPARTVAEQLERRGWLARPGDEFALADPAATRRLRLTVHTLSDDDAERLAIDLAAARAAAAQQSPPLSEARLP